A region of the Polynucleobacter sp. MWH-Braz-FAM2G genome:
GTCATTTTCATGTAATTAAACGGGATGGAGAGCGTTTTCATCATCTCATTGGTATCGCGCTAGATCAAATGGGTCTGCCAACCAGATTGTTCACAACAAATCAGTGGGTTACTGGCGAAAACATGCTGAACGCGAAAATGGTAATGAAGTCCGTTAAAGGGTTTGAAATGTCCACTAAAGGACGCGTGGCCCCAGTTTGTAAATGGATCAGCTCTCTAATTCAATTATTTTCATTAGAAATTGAGCAATTAATGTTGGAGCGTGATCAAAAGATAGCTCGATTAGTTGATGAATATGGAAATCGTGATCTTGTATTGAATTTAAGAGAGCATCATGTCTTAACGGAGTGCAAAATAGATTTAATGGGTCGCCTTTCAGATAATTTGTTGGTTGTAAATTCATAAGGGAGTAAAAATGAAAAAGATTCAATGGTTATTAGCCTTCGTTCTAGCGAGTTGCATAAGCCTAGCTCAAGCAATTACATTGCCTGGTCCAGTTGTCAGCGCAGACTGGCTGGCAAATAATCTATCTGAGGTTCAGGTAATTGAAGTGAGAACGGATTTGGATAGCTATCTTAGAAACCCGGAATTTGACACTGATAAAAAAACTGGCAAGAAATTCTTGGTCGAGGTAGGTGGTCACATTACCAATTCAAGCTTGCTAGACTTTAAGAAGGTGCGAGCTGAGCGTTTGGTTGATGGTAAAAAAATTAAATTCCTAATCCCTGAAAAGGCCGACTTTGAAAAGCTGGTTCAATCATTGGGTATTAATTCAGATAAGCCGATCATTCTTGTGCCAATTGGCCAAGATATGTCTGATATCGATGAGGCATTACGTACCTATTGGTCATTCAAGGTTTATGGCGAAGATCAGGTTGCTGTATTGGACGGTGGAATTGCTGGTTGGTTAAGTGAAGGTCGTGAGTACACAACTGCCAATACTCCAAAAACGACTGGTAATTGGTCTTCTAAAGCAGAGCGCAAGGAATTGATCGCTAGTTCAGATGATGTGGCGGCTGCTTCAAAAAGTGGCAAACCACAATTGTTGGATGCTCGTCAGCCTGCTCAATACTTGGGTCTTGCAAAACGCCCAGACGTAATGACATTTGGCCATATTGCCGGCTCTAAAGAATTGGCCCCTGAGTTGTTGGCAAAATCTAGTAATGGCGCTTTATATTTCTGGTCGAAGAATACCTATGACGCATTGATGGCGGCTAATGGTTTAAATATTAAAGGCCCAACGATCGCTTATTGCAATACTGGTCACTTAGCAGCTGGCGGTTGGTTTGTAATGTCTGAGCTGGTGGGAAATAAATCAACTAAGCTATACGATGGATCTTTGTATCTTTGGACTTTAGAGGGTCGCCCATTAGTTGGTGTGCCGCTTAATTAAGAGTATTTAACATGCCAATCGTAAAAACAAACGTAAGTCTAAAAAAGATGCAGTCTTCAGCAGATAAGGCTTGCCGCTTGATGAAGGTTCTTGCAAATAGGGATCGTATGTTGCTACTTTGTCAAATTAGTCAAGGCGAAATGTGTGTTAGCGAGCTTGAGGAATGTCTTGATATTCATCAGCCGACATTGTCGCAACAGCTTACGGTTTTGAGAAACGAGGAATTAGTCCAAACTAGAAGAGAGGGTAAGCAAATTTATTATTCGCTCTCTAACGAGGCAGTCATGGATGTAATGAATGTGCTTTATGAAAATTACTGTAGTAAATAATCAAAAAGGGAGTTCGATATGAAAAGCAATGTTGGTGGTATGGATCGTATGTTACGTATATTGGTTGGCCTAGTACTAATTGGTCTAGCTGCAACTGGAACCGTCGGGGTCTGGGGTTGGATTGGCGTTGTTCCTCTTGCAACAGGTCTATTTAAATTTTGTCCCGCCTATACCGTTTTAGGGATAAATAGCTGTAGCAAATAATTGTGTTCTAGCTTAATTAAAAACCACCTACGGGTGGTTTTTAATTAAATACACATAATTCAGACCAATCTATAGACTTGATAGGTGCGTGGAGATGAGTTTTTCTAACTGTGCTGGAGGCAGCGCTCCGGATATTCGTTCAACTTCAGCTCCATCTTTAAAAATGGCTAAGGTCGGGATGGAGCGGATATTAAATTTTTGACCTATAGAAGGGTTTGCTTCCGTATCTAGTTTCACATACAACAGCTTTTCACCATTTATTTTGGCGCTTGCTGCAAATGTAGGTGCGAACATTTTGCAAGGCCCGCACCAGGGTGCCCAAAAATCAACAATCACCGGCAGTTTGCTTGCCTTCAAAATTTCTTGAAAACTCACTTGATCTGCATCTATGGGTGAAGTCAGTAAGCTTTCTTTGCAAGCTCCACAAACTGGTTTTTCGCTCAGGCGATCAAGGGGTAGGCGATTAAATTTATGACAGCGAGGACACTTAACTAGCATGAAATTTGCTCCGATCTAAGCTCTTATTTTTTTAACTATATTATGCTCTTTCGCCTAAAAATCGTAGATTCGAGTTCCGATAATTATCGATTTGAGTATAGAATCACCGTATGCGCTCACGCAATAGATTCCTAGTAATTCTGATTTGCCTCTTTTTGACTTCATTCAAAGTGGCGGCGGGTAGTGTTTTTGTTGATGCGGCTATTGAGCGGGCTCAAATGCACCAAAATTCAATTGCTGGCACTTCTCTTGAACAAAGTCATGCCGGCAAAGAAGTTGTTGGTGAGCAGCAATCCCACTCATTATTTCTAATGAGTCACGTCACTGCAAATATCAGTGAGATTGGGATTGTTGTTATTGATCCGCCATTGATCTCTCTTAAGTCTATCAACGCAAAAAAACTGTCGTTTACACAGAATTTCCCTGATTCAGCATTTAAGCCTCCCAAAGGTCAAGCCTAATTCTTCTAGGTAGGGCATGTCGAATCGATATGCCTCATTTCTAATTGGCTAGATGCACATAGCCATTCTGGGAAATACATCATGTCTAAATTTTTGAAGGTACTGCCTTTGGCATTACTGGTTTTATTTGTATCGGCTTGTAGCGGTGTTAAGTTAGGCGATGCTAATAGTGTTGCCACAGTCAATGCTGGTGATTCAATGACCTATGATCCCATTAGCGATCCTAAGTCCAGTGTGTATGGGAAGCGTTCCATTTACTTTGAGTTTGATAGCTACAGTATTGACCCAAAATATGTTTCAACCATTTCGGCACATGCAGCATATTTAAAGGCATTTCAAAAGCAAAAAGCGTCAATCATCATTCAGGGCAATACGGATGATCGAGGTACAGCTGAGTACAACCTAGCCCTCGGCCAAAGACGATCCGAAGCCGTTAAGAAGGCATTGCTTGCTCAAGGGGTCAGCGAATCTCAGTTAGAGGCTGTGAGTTTTGGGAAAGAAAAGCCGGTCAATCGAGATCAAACAGAAGCAGCATTTAAGGAAAATCGCCGCGCTGATTTTGTTTACCAATAGATTAAATGGAATATGGATATGAAAAATATATACAAATTAGGTGTAATGGGCATTATTTTTTTAAGTGGATGCGCTACAAATGTGGCGCCTAAGGATTCTGTAAAAGATGCAAAAACCTCGGCAATCACCCCCGCAAAACCGTCAGTTCAATCGAGCGCAGTAGTAAGGCGACTTAATGATTGCATTATTAAAAGCAATCAAAGTGCTGACGCATTATTAGTTGACAGTCAAATCATAGCTGTTACAAGAAACAATCCGCACGCAAAAGCTCTTTTTGCATCCCCAGATAAATTGACTGATCAACAAGCTGTAGCTCTGACAAACTATTTGGCTGAAGCAAATACTTGTAGGCCTATTGCCATTGAAGGCTTGAGCCCAGAAATGGTGACAATTTACGAAGATTTTTTTAAAAAAATTGATCAAGTATATGCAGATCTTATTGCTAAAAAAATCACTATCGGAGTTGCCAATCAAGAGCGTCAGTTACTAATACAAGATGCTCATTTGAAGCGACTGGCTATTCAATCTAAAAAGAGCTGATAGGAAAGATTTATGGCTAGATATAAATTTGTATGCCGTTCCTGTAACTTTGAGTGTATTAGTGGAATTGGTAAAGAGGTCGGTTTGCAATCTTCAAAGATAGTGATGGTTTGCAAAGCCTGTTCGACAATAGGGTCATATACCGTTGCCCATTCTAGTAGCGCGAATGTTGACATTGACTTTATTCCCTCTTGTATTAATTGCCACTCTAGTAATCATCTGGTGCAGTGGGATGGACTTACTTGCCCGCATTGCAACAAGAATATGAGAGCATTGGGTGGGGATGTGGATGCGGAAAGGCCTTTTAAATATTGGTAGTCAGATGTCTAAAAATTCTAGGCACAAATAATAAATTGTTGGAGGAGACATTAAAACCACCTACGGGTGGTTTTTTTCACATATATGAGCGTTGAAAAATCCTTATCGACGCCATGTGAATCAGTCTAAAAGCATCCCAATGAATAAAAGAAGCGTATATAAATGAATAGAAACTAAATTAAGAATAATCAACTTCTTAGTTTGATCTCTTTGCTTTTTTGCCATTCTGATAGTTTTTGCGCAATGTACAAAAATAGGCAATAGTAAAACTGTCAATAGAGTTCCTATCGATGCAGAAAAATAGTGGACACCTATCAGTTGAAAGATGTATGCAGCAATGATGATTCCTAGGTACCAGTTGCTTAATTCGTTCCCGTTCGTTCGGGTAGCTAGTGTTAATTTTCGAGCGGTACGATCTGCCTCGATATCGGGAATCTGATTTACAAGCAGGATATTCGATACCATTAATCCATACGCAAGTCCCATGGGAATTGCTTGATAGACAAAGCTCGCTGTTTGTATGCTAGCAAACCCAATCACTACCAAAGACCAGGCAATAGCTATCGATAACTCACCGAGAATACCTCTCGACATTAATTGGAGCGGGGGAGCAGAATAAGCCCATCCAAAGATAACCCCAGTAATTCCGAGAGGAATTAGGAGCCACGTTGTTTGTTTGCAAAAATACAAACCAATTGCAGTGCTAAGAATGATCAAAGCTACGCCAAGATGAAATATTTGAGTGGGTTTTAGTAGCTGGTCTTGTATAAAACGACTGCCGCCAGTAAATGGTGAAATGCGGTTGTGATTATTTTGATCGCTGCCATTTAGGTGGTCGTAGTAATCATTGATTACATTTGCTGCTGCATGCACAAGGATAACTAATGCAAAAGTAAGCAGATTGATAACGATGGATTGTTTGCTAGGGCTTGGAACCGTCAGCCCAATGAGGCACCCCAATAATGTGATTGTGAGGAATGCCGGTCGAGTCGCTAAGAATAAATTTAATGCAGCATGCATGACGCTGTTTTTAATTAGTTCCCAACAAATCGTCTGGGATCATTGATTGGGCGGAGGGGCATGATGTGGATCTGATTTGGATCTAGATCTAGATGTATATGACTGCCAACCCCTATATTCATGCGTTTAATTTCAGATGAAGAAGCAACCCACTCAATTTTGTGATCGCTATTTTGAATCTGTAGCTGAAGTACTGCAATTTGTCCTAAGCTACTAATTTCTGCAGCGGTTGCTGGAATGCTGGTGGGGGTAGGTAAGTTATGAATACGTAAGCCGTCTTGAGGAATAACCCAGGCAACTTGCGCATTGGGCGGTATTTTCCCCTTGTCGATTACTGAAAATATCTTTTCGCAACCATCCCAGGTGAGATTGCCAGAGTTAAATTTACCGTGAAACATATTGCTGATACCTACTAGCTCGGCAACGCGTGAGTTTCTGGGCTTTTGAAAAATCACTTGTGGTGGAGCGGTTTGCAAGCTTATGCCATTATCAATTACGGTAATACGATCTGCCAGCAGATCCGCTTCGCGTAAATCGTGCGTAACTAACAGAATTGGAATGTTTAAATCTTTGCGTAAATCTGCGAGTGTTTTGTAAAGACTTTGTCTGGTAGGTGCATCCACTGCTGAGAATGGCTCATCTAATAACAGGATTTTGGGTTTTCGTGCCAGCGCTCTAGCGAGAGCAACACGTTGTTGTTGGCCGCCAGAAAGTTGATGCGGTAATCGTTGTGCAAGTTCTGGAATTCCCATATGACCTAACCACTCGAGTGCGATCACTTTCCGCTCATGGACGCTGTAAGTGGAATTTTGTAACGGAATCAGGACATTTTCTAACGCAGAAAGATGCGGAAAGAGGGCGTATTGCTGAAATAAAAACCCGCAGGATCGTTGAGTGGGGTCTAGGTTTTGAATTACTCCCGATAATTCGTTAGCTTCAAACCAAGTTTCTCCGCCGCACTCAATCTTGCCGATTTTGGCTTGACTGAGGCCAGCTATAACTCTCAATGTGCTTGTTTTACCGCTGCCTGATGGCCCTACGAGCGCATGCAATTGACCGGCCGCACACTCCAGTGTGATTTGCAATGGATTTGGAGAGGTTTGGCTGATCTTCAGTTTTAGCATTAGCTTCCCCATCTGCGCTGGTCAGAGGCAGTTTTCCCGAAAATACCGTATGAGAGTGCAATTGCAATGAGCGAAATTCCTAATAAAAGTAAAGCAAGCACTCCAGCCCCAGAAGTGTCAAAACCTTGCACTTTGTCGTAGATTGCAATGGATACCGTTTTGGTTTCCCCGGGAATAGCGCCACCAACCATTAGCACTACTCCAAACTCGCCTAAAGTGTGGGCAAAAGCCAGCACTGCAGCGCTGGTGATCCCGCGCCATGCAAGGGGTAGTTCAATTAATCGAAATATTTGCCAATTGGATAGTCCGCTTACCTGGGCGGCTTCACGAATTTCCGGGTTTATTGCTTCAAAAGCGCGTTGTATGGGTTGAATGGCAAAAGGGAGATTCACTATTAGTGAGGCTATTAGGATCCCTGTAAAAGAGAATGTCAGCGGAATACCCAAGATGGATTTGCCTCCTAAGCCGACAAGGAGGTAGTAGCCTAAAACCGTTGGCGGCAGAACGAGTGGAAGTGCTAGGGCGGCCTCTACCCAAGGCTTGCTTTTATTTAGCCTTAAAAGGCTATGTGCCGCCCATACCCCAAAAGGGATGATCAGGGCTAAAGTCCACAGCGCTAGTTTCAGCGAGAGAAGAATTGCTTCCATATCCATTGGCTTAATTGTATTGCTAAGCAATATAGGGTATCTCACTATATCGATTTAGTTGCTACAGGGGTCAAATATATGCGTATATATGCATATATAGAAGAAGGTTCGCAAAATTGAAATCTAGAGTTCAAAAGGCAACAAAGAATTTATCCCCCAAGCAAATGGAGAAAGTGTTTTCTCAAGTTGCGGCGTATTTCAATGTTCTCTCTGAGCCAGCTCGGTTGCGCATTATGTATGCAGTTTGTTCTGGCGAAAAATCTGTAACTGAAGTGGTTGAGATGTGTGGTTCAAGTCAAGCTAATGTTTCAAGACACCTATTGGCATTACACAAGGCTGGAATATTGCTCAGACGAAAGGAAGGTGTCACGGTGTATTACTCAATTGCAGATAGTGCAACCGTAGAGATGTGTCAGACAGTCTGTGCCAAGATTGCTGAAGGTATCCACTAAATTTTTGCAGTAAATCAATTGTTAAATAGAGGTCAAATGACTAAGAAGCAAATTGAATTAAATGTGGAAGATGTCTCGGCTATTGAGAAGCCTGCAAATAGAGCTCGTTTAGTTAAAGCTCCAGAACACTTTATCTCTCAAGAGTTGATTGCCGACATCAATACCAATGGTCTTGATGAAACGCGTCGCGGCTTCTTGCGCAAAGGATTTATGTCCGCAGTTGGTGGAGCCGCAGCTAGCTTGGCTGCGCCACTAGCTTTTGCTGCTGGTGAAGGTGATCCAGCGATTCTTGAGAAACAAGAATGGCAAACCACATTGGGTAAAAACGTTGCCACAATGCCCTATGGGGTGCCCTCAATCTATGAGGCCAATTTAATTCGCCGTGAATCCCCAGGCTTAACGCGTGTATCAGCCGCTTCTGTTGCGTTTACTCCTTTGCAAGGATTGTTTGGAACGATTACTCCTAATGGCTTGCATTTCGAACGTCATCACCAGGGTTGGTATAACTTAAATCCAGAAACCCATCGATTGATGGTAAATGGTCTGGTGAAAAATGCTCGCGTGTTTACCATGAATGACTTAATGAGATTGCCTTCCGTCTCTCGTACACACTTTATTGAGTGCGGTGCGAATACTGGTCTTGAGTGGGGTAACGTTGCCGTGCCAACCGTGCAGTACACCCACGGCATGTTGTCTTGCTGTGAATTTACAGGAGTACCTCTCAAGGTGTTGCTTGAAGAGTGCGGCGCAGATCTGAAAAAAGGTAAGTTTCTGCTTGCCGAAGGTGGTGATGGCTCAGGTATGACTCGTACCATCAATTTAGAAAGCTGCTTGGACGATACGATTGTTGCTTGGAGCATGAACGGTGAGATGCTGCGCCCAGAAAATGGCTTTCCATTGCGCCTAGTGGTTCCAGGGGTGCAGGGGGTTAGTTGGGTGAAATGGTTGCGCCGCCTTGAAGTGGGCGATATGCCTTGGAATGCTAAAGATGAGGCTGTTCATTACATTGAGCTCATGCCTGATGGAATGCATCGCCAATATGCCTCCATTCAAGAATGTAAGTCTGTTATCACGACACCTTCTGGTGGACAGCAATTATTAGATAAGGGCTTCTATAACGTAAGCGGCATGGCTTGGTCAGGGCGTGGCAAGATAAAGCGCGTTGATGTTTCTTTTGACGGTGGTAATAACTGGCGTACTGCACGACTTGAGACACCAATCCTAACTAAATCCATTACTCGTTTCAATATTGATTGGGTGTGGGATGGTTCACCTGCAATTCTGCAATCTAGAGCAGTGGATGACACTGGCTATATTCAGCCATCCATTAAGGTTTTGCGTGATTTGCGTGGCAATCGTTCCATCTATCACAACAATGCAATTCAATCTTGGAAGTTAGATTCAAATGGAGAGGTGAGCAATGTTCAAGTTGGTTAATTTGATTGCTCGTTTGAGTTTAGTGAGTGCTCTAGCGCTCACTGCTCAGTTATCAATCGCACAAAGTACACAGGGTACACAGGGTTCAACAAAGTTCCCTGGTATAGGGCGTAATGCAACCCCTGCTGAAGTAATTGCATGGGATATAGATGTGCGTCCTGACTTTAAAGGTTTGCCTAAAGGATCTGGATCGGTAGAGCAGGGCCAAGCGATTTGGGAGTCTAAGTGCGCTAGTTGCCATGGTGTCTTTGGAGAGTCTAATGAAATCTTTACACCTATTGCTGGCGGAACTACTGCTGATGATATAAAAACTGGAAGAGTTGCTTCATTAGCGGATCGAAAGCAACCGCAACGGACCACCTTAATGAAGGTGCCAACTGTGTCCACTTTGTGGGATTACATTTATCGGGCTATGCCTTGGAATGCGCCAAGATCATTAACACCGAATGATACCTATGCACTGGTGGCGTTTATTTTGAGCCTAGGCGAAATTGTTCCGGATGATTTTGTATTAAGTGACGCCAATATTGCTGAAGTACAAAAAAAGATGCCAAACCGAAATGGTATGACTCGTAATCATGGTTTCTGGAGTGTGAATGGCAAACCAGATGTTAATGGCTCTTCTTGCATGACTAATTGCGTGAAGTTTGTACAAATTGGCTCTACTCTTCCGGATTTTGCAAGAAATGCTCATGGCAATATTGCAGAGCAAAATCGACTGTATGGTCCTTATCGCGGATCGGATTCAACAAAACCTCCATTAGCCAAACTACCTGGCTCATCAGGCGAAGGCCTCGCTCATGCTGCTGATACTCATGCTGCCTCGACTAAAGGTCCGGCTGCGTTATTTAAAAATGAAAATTGTTCAGCATGTCATGCGCCTAATGCCAAATTAGTAGGGCCATCTATTGCGGACATTGCTGCCAAATACAAGGGGCAGAGTGGCGCTCAAGAAAAGCTCATGGCAAAGGTTAAAAATGGGGGCTCAGGAGTGTGGGGGGCAATACCAATGCCACCGCAGTCACAGTTATCAGATGAGGATAGAGCGACTCTAGTGCGCTGGGTTCTTACTGGGCAATAGATTTACAGAAGATTTTTTGAAATACCGCTATATTTGATACTAAGAGTAGATTATTAAAGGAGTTTTTATGAATCAGCAGCGACGCAGTTTATTGAAATATTCAGCTGTTTTTGGCTTGATGGCATCCGCAGGTCTTATTAGCGTAGCCCAGGCTCAAGAGTGGAACAAAGCCGCTTTTGAGGGCAAGAGTTTAGATGATGTTTTTAAAATTCTAGGCGCAGGCAGTCCTGACAAGTCTGGCGCAGTAACTTTGAATGCACCAGATATTGCTGAAAACGGTGCAGTGGTTCCAGTTGGTATTACAACCACTCTTAAAGCAGAGCAAATGGCAATCTTGGTTGAGAAAAATCCAAGCGCCTTAGCTGCGCAATTCTTTATTCCTGCTGGTACAGAGCCTTTTGTCACTACTCGTATCAAGATGGGTCAAACATCCAATGTGTACGCCTTGGTTAAAGCGGATGGAAAGTGGAGCATGGCTGTAAAAGAGGTGAAGGTCACTTTAGGTGGCTGTGGCGGTTAATTGCCTATCCGAATTTAACTAAACACTATTAATTAATTACTAGATACAAGAGGAAAACATGGCTGATCCAATGCGCGTTAGAGCTGCTGAAAACGGTGGAATTGTGGATGTAAAGATTTTGATGAAGCACGATATGGAATCTGGTCAGCGTAAAGATGCTGCTGGTAAAACAATTCCTGCATGGTTCATCAGCACTATCAATGTCAAAGCTAATGGCAAAGATGTATTAAATGGTCAGTTTGGTCCAGCAGTTTCCAAGGATCCATTCTTGAACTTCAAATACAAAGGCGCCAAGGGTGACAAGATTGTGGTGAGCTGGGTGGATAGTAAAGGTGACAAGCGTACTGATGAAGCGACTGCTTCTTAATTGCTAGTTGAATTCATAAATCTTTACCATCTCATGGGTTTTGAAAGGGTTGCAAATGCAGCGTAAATTTACATTAGGGCTAGCTTCAGGATTAGTGGCTACCTTACTAGCAGTATCGTCGTCAGTCACGGCACAAAATAGTGCTACAGACGATATCGCGAAATATCGCGAGATGATTGCTGATGGAAACCCTTCAGAACTTTATGAGGCAGCTGGCGAAGATTTGTGGAAAAAGCCTGCTGGCCCAAAGAACGCCACTCTAGAAAAGTGTGATTTAGGCTTAGGGCCCGGGGTAGTAAAGGGTGCTGCAGCACAGTTGCCGCGCTATTTCAAAGATACCAATAAGGTTCAAGATCTTGAATCCCGTTTGATAACCTGTATGCAACAGTTGCAAGGGCGTGATCCACAAGAGATGATTGATGCACCGTTTCAAAAGGGCCCCAAGAAAGATATGGAGGCTATTGTTGCTTATGTGGTCACCTTATCTAAAGGTGAAAAAATTAAAGTCAGCACAGCACATCCAAAAGAAAAAGAAATGTATGAGCTTGGTAAGCGTGCATTCTTTTTCCAAGGCGGCCCTATGGATTTCTCATGTGCTTCATGCCATGGCGAAGATGGTAAGCGTATTCGTCTGCAGGATTTGCCGAATATTACAACTCAAAAAGGCGCTGCTCTAGGTTGGGGTTATTGGCCTGCATATCGCGTATCCAGTGGGCAATTCTGGACGATG
Encoded here:
- the modB gene encoding molybdate ABC transporter permease subunit; amino-acid sequence: MDMEAILLSLKLALWTLALIIPFGVWAAHSLLRLNKSKPWVEAALALPLVLPPTVLGYYLLVGLGGKSILGIPLTFSFTGILIASLIVNLPFAIQPIQRAFEAINPEIREAAQVSGLSNWQIFRLIELPLAWRGITSAAVLAFAHTLGEFGVVLMVGGAIPGETKTVSIAIYDKVQGFDTSGAGVLALLLLGISLIAIALSYGIFGKTASDQRRWGS
- the soxZ gene encoding thiosulfate oxidation carrier complex protein SoxZ — translated: MADPMRVRAAENGGIVDVKILMKHDMESGQRKDAAGKTIPAWFISTINVKANGKDVLNGQFGPAVSKDPFLNFKYKGAKGDKIVVSWVDSKGDKRTDEATAS
- the trxC gene encoding thioredoxin TrxC; this encodes MLVKCPRCHKFNRLPLDRLSEKPVCGACKESLLTSPIDADQVSFQEILKASKLPVIVDFWAPWCGPCKMFAPTFAASAKINGEKLLYVKLDTEANPSIGQKFNIRSIPTLAIFKDGAEVERISGALPPAQLEKLISTHLSSL
- the pal gene encoding peptidoglycan-associated lipoprotein Pal, which codes for MSKFLKVLPLALLVLFVSACSGVKLGDANSVATVNAGDSMTYDPISDPKSSVYGKRSIYFEFDSYSIDPKYVSTISAHAAYLKAFQKQKASIIIQGNTDDRGTAEYNLALGQRRSEAVKKALLAQGVSESQLEAVSFGKEKPVNRDQTEAAFKENRRADFVYQ
- a CDS encoding DUF2892 domain-containing protein — its product is MKSNVGGMDRMLRILVGLVLIGLAATGTVGVWGWIGVVPLATGLFKFCPAYTVLGINSCSK
- a CDS encoding ABC transporter ATP-binding protein, with product MLKLKISQTSPNPLQITLECAAGQLHALVGPSGSGKTSTLRVIAGLSQAKIGKIECGGETWFEANELSGVIQNLDPTQRSCGFLFQQYALFPHLSALENVLIPLQNSTYSVHERKVIALEWLGHMGIPELAQRLPHQLSGGQQQRVALARALARKPKILLLDEPFSAVDAPTRQSLYKTLADLRKDLNIPILLVTHDLREADLLADRITVIDNGISLQTAPPQVIFQKPRNSRVAELVGISNMFHGKFNSGNLTWDGCEKIFSVIDKGKIPPNAQVAWVIPQDGLRIHNLPTPTSIPATAAEISSLGQIAVLQLQIQNSDHKIEWVASSSEIKRMNIGVGSHIHLDLDPNQIHIMPLRPINDPRRFVGN
- a CDS encoding metalloregulator ArsR/SmtB family transcription factor; the protein is MPIVKTNVSLKKMQSSADKACRLMKVLANRDRMLLLCQISQGEMCVSELEECLDIHQPTLSQQLTVLRNEELVQTRREGKQIYYSLSNEAVMDVMNVLYENYCSK
- the soxC gene encoding sulfite dehydrogenase, producing MEKPANRARLVKAPEHFISQELIADINTNGLDETRRGFLRKGFMSAVGGAAASLAAPLAFAAGEGDPAILEKQEWQTTLGKNVATMPYGVPSIYEANLIRRESPGLTRVSAASVAFTPLQGLFGTITPNGLHFERHHQGWYNLNPETHRLMVNGLVKNARVFTMNDLMRLPSVSRTHFIECGANTGLEWGNVAVPTVQYTHGMLSCCEFTGVPLKVLLEECGADLKKGKFLLAEGGDGSGMTRTINLESCLDDTIVAWSMNGEMLRPENGFPLRLVVPGVQGVSWVKWLRRLEVGDMPWNAKDEAVHYIELMPDGMHRQYASIQECKSVITTPSGGQQLLDKGFYNVSGMAWSGRGKIKRVDVSFDGGNNWRTARLETPILTKSITRFNIDWVWDGSPAILQSRAVDDTGYIQPSIKVLRDLRGNRSIYHNNAIQSWKLDSNGEVSNVQVG
- the soxY gene encoding thiosulfate oxidation carrier protein SoxY: MNQQRRSLLKYSAVFGLMASAGLISVAQAQEWNKAAFEGKSLDDVFKILGAGSPDKSGAVTLNAPDIAENGAVVPVGITTTLKAEQMAILVEKNPSALAAQFFIPAGTEPFVTTRIKMGQTSNVYALVKADGKWSMAVKEVKVTLGGCGG
- a CDS encoding sulfurtransferase; translated protein: MKKIQWLLAFVLASCISLAQAITLPGPVVSADWLANNLSEVQVIEVRTDLDSYLRNPEFDTDKKTGKKFLVEVGGHITNSSLLDFKKVRAERLVDGKKIKFLIPEKADFEKLVQSLGINSDKPIILVPIGQDMSDIDEALRTYWSFKVYGEDQVAVLDGGIAGWLSEGREYTTANTPKTTGNWSSKAERKELIASSDDVAAASKSGKPQLLDARQPAQYLGLAKRPDVMTFGHIAGSKELAPELLAKSSNGALYFWSKNTYDALMAANGLNIKGPTIAYCNTGHLAAGGWFVMSELVGNKSTKLYDGSLYLWTLEGRPLVGVPLN
- a CDS encoding c-type cytochrome, with product MFKLVNLIARLSLVSALALTAQLSIAQSTQGTQGSTKFPGIGRNATPAEVIAWDIDVRPDFKGLPKGSGSVEQGQAIWESKCASCHGVFGESNEIFTPIAGGTTADDIKTGRVASLADRKQPQRTTLMKVPTVSTLWDYIYRAMPWNAPRSLTPNDTYALVAFILSLGEIVPDDFVLSDANIAEVQKKMPNRNGMTRNHGFWSVNGKPDVNGSSCMTNCVKFVQIGSTLPDFARNAHGNIAEQNRLYGPYRGSDSTKPPLAKLPGSSGEGLAHAADTHAASTKGPAALFKNENCSACHAPNAKLVGPSIADIAAKYKGQSGAQEKLMAKVKNGGSGVWGAIPMPPQSQLSDEDRATLVRWVLTGQ
- a CDS encoding prenyltransferase, with protein sequence MHAALNLFLATRPAFLTITLLGCLIGLTVPSPSKQSIVINLLTFALVILVHAAANVINDYYDHLNGSDQNNHNRISPFTGGSRFIQDQLLKPTQIFHLGVALIILSTAIGLYFCKQTTWLLIPLGITGVIFGWAYSAPPLQLMSRGILGELSIAIAWSLVVIGFASIQTASFVYQAIPMGLAYGLMVSNILLVNQIPDIEADRTARKLTLATRTNGNELSNWYLGIIIAAYIFQLIGVHYFSASIGTLLTVLLLPIFVHCAKTIRMAKKQRDQTKKLIILNLVSIHLYTLLLFIGMLLD
- the soxA gene encoding sulfur oxidation c-type cytochrome SoxA, coding for MQRKFTLGLASGLVATLLAVSSSVTAQNSATDDIAKYREMIADGNPSELYEAAGEDLWKKPAGPKNATLEKCDLGLGPGVVKGAAAQLPRYFKDTNKVQDLESRLITCMQQLQGRDPQEMIDAPFQKGPKKDMEAIVAYVVTLSKGEKIKVSTAHPKEKEMYELGKRAFFFQGGPMDFSCASCHGEDGKRIRLQDLPNITTQKGAALGWGYWPAYRVSSGQFWTMQQRLNDCYRQQRFPFPIYTSDVTIALSMYMAKNANGGTVETPGLKR
- a CDS encoding metalloregulator ArsR/SmtB family transcription factor, which encodes MKSRVQKATKNLSPKQMEKVFSQVAAYFNVLSEPARLRIMYAVCSGEKSVTEVVEMCGSSQANVSRHLLALHKAGILLRRKEGVTVYYSIADSATVEMCQTVCAKIAEGIH